The DNA region CGCCCGCTTCCCAGAGCCGGTCGACGATACCCGGATCGTTCCAGGCGCCGGTGGTATAGATCGTTTTGCCGCCGTCTTCCTTGGTGGTGTAGGCGATGGTCGTTGCGCTGTCGTTGAGTTCCACCGTGTCGATCTTGCCGTCGCCCAACATGGTGAGGAAGGTGCCGTAATCGACCTTTTCCACCTTTGATTCGCTCATCATCGGCATGAAGAACAGGTTGAAGAGGAGGATTCCAATCAGTACGATGCAATAATAGTATATAAATGGTTTTTTGGGAGTTTTCTGTTCCTGCATGTTTATACCTCCTGTTTCGGATGGGAAATTTCAAATTCGGTGAAGAGCTTGGACATTTTTTGGAACCCGCAAACGATCTGCGAAAGTTCCGCTTCGCTCATGCTGGAAAGCATCCGGGCGAATGCCTCTTCAAAATGCGCGTCAACCGGACGGATGATGTCTTCGCCCGATTCGGTGAGCATAACCTCGACGATGCGCTCGTCACCGGCACGCCGGGCGCGCCGGAGCAGCCCCTTTTTTTCAAGCTGCTTGCACATGGCGGAGATGTTGCCGCTTGACATGCTGAGCATCCGACCGAGCTCTCCGACGGCCTGCGGCTGATGGATACTCAGCTCCATCAGCACCCGGGCCTGCATGCCGGTCAATCCGTACGGCTCGCAGCAGCAGTTGAGAACGGTGTTCATTTTAGTGGCTGCGCTTCGGAAAAAATCGTAGAGCGCATTTTTCAGATTTGGCGTTGTCACGGCATCCCCCTCCTGAATTATCTATGATAAATAGATAATATTCTTAATAAATAATATGATCAATAGATATTTTGTGAACAGATTGTTTTATTTTTGCGAAGATCGTGGTATCATGTCAAAAAGAGGTGGTATGGATGGAAAAGATCGGCATGCCCGCGTATGCGCGCCAGGTGCTGGACCAGCTTGCGCAGGCCGGATACAAAGCGTTTGCGGTGGGCGGATGCGTGCGGGACAGCCTGCTGGGGCAGGAGCCCGCCGACTGGGATGTCACGACCTCGGCGCTGCCGGCGGAAACGATCGCGGCCTTTGCAAAAACGTGCAAGGTGATCGAAACCGGTCTGCGGCACGGCACTGTAACCGTCCTGATGGACGGCCATCCGGTGGAAATTACCACCTATCGGGTTGACGGTGCCTACTCGGACGGGCGGCATCCGGACACGGTGTCCTTTACCCGGAATCTGCGGGAGGATCTTGCGCGGCGGGATTTCACCATCAATGCCATGGCATATTCCCCCAGCAGCGGAATCGCCGACCCATTTGGCGGGCGGCAGGATCTTGCCGCCGGGCTGGTGCGGTGTGTCGGCGAACCGGACCGCCGCTTCAGGGAGGATGCGCTGCGCATCCTGCGCGCGCTGCGTTTTTCCGCTGTGCTTGGCTTTGCGATTGAGCCAAAAACTGCGAAAAGCTTGCGGGAGAACCGGGATCTGCTCTGGAAAATTGCCCGGGAACGGATTTTTGCGGAACTTTGCCGGCTCGTCTGCGGCCAAAACGCGCGGGAAGTCCTGTGGGAGTACCCGGAGGTGGTTCGCGCGGCGGCGGGCATACCGCTTGCGCCGTCAGAAGCGCTTGCAAAGCTGCCGGCTGATCCGCGTCTGCGGCTGGCGGCCGTGCTGGAGGAGCTTTCGCCAAAGGAGGCCGACGCGGTGCTATCCGGGTTCAGAAGCGACAGGGAAACCCGCCGCCTGGTACGGATGCTGCTCACCCATCGGACGGCGGATCTGCGGCCGGAACGGCCGCTCCTGCGCCGCTGGCTTGCGCGTATCGGCCCGGCGGATCTGCAAAAGCTGATCACGTTTCGCAGGGCGTATGGAGAAGCGCTCCTCAATGTGAGAAGGATGCTTGACGAGATCCTAGCGGATGGCGACTGCTTTTGCCTTGCCGGTCTCGCGGTCGATGGGAGCGACCTTGCGGCGCGCGGTTACAGCGGCAGGGAGATTGGTAAAAGTTTGGATATGCTGCTTGATTGGGTGATCGACGGCAAACTGCCAAACGAAAAAGAGGCGCTGCTCAAATCTCTTTGAGCAGCGCCTCCGTCCCTGAATCCCCCGCGATTTTTTGAAAAAATCGCGTAAAACTTTTGGAATTTTCGCCGTTACAGCAATTCCACGCCGTCTCTGGTGACACGCGCATAGATAAGGCGATGCGGCGCGGGCGGCGCGTCCGCGATCTCGACTGCGCCGAGCAGCAGCCGTTCGGCCCGCGGCAGCGCTTCGGGCCTGGCTGTGTGCAGCACCGCCAGCGTTTCGCCGGGCGCGACCGCGTCGCCGGTCTTTTTATATAGAATAAGGCCCGCACGCGGGTCGATCGGATCGTCCTTGTTTTCGCGGCCCGCGCCGAGCACAACCGAAACCTCGCCAATCTGTTCGGTCTGCATCCGGGTGATGCGGCCGCCGCGCGGCGCCTGTACGGCGTGCACAGCCGGTGATTTTGCAAACTTTTCCGTGGACTCCAGCACCGAAATGTCGCCGCCCTGCGCCGCCGCCATCGCGCAAAGTTTCTGGAAGGCTTCGCCGCCTGCGAGCGCCGCTTCCGCCGCCGCGCGGCAGGCGGCGATTTCTCCTTTCCCGGCGAGGAACAGCATATTGGAAGCAAGCTGCAGACAGACCTCAGTGAGATCCGCCGGCCCGCGTCCACGCAGGGTTTTAACCGCCTCGATCACTTCGAGGGAGTTTCCAATGGCGTGACCGAGCGGAATATCCATATCGGTGATGAGCGCCGCGGTGCGCCGGCCGTTGCGCTCCCCGATCGAGACCATTGCCTTTGCAAGCGCGATCGAATCATCCAGCGTTTTCATAAATGCGCCGGACCCGGTTTTGACGTCGAGCAGGATCGCGTCCGAACCTGCCGCCAGTTTTTTGCTCATGATCGACGAGGCGATCAGCGAAAGATTGTCCACGGTTGCGGTCACATCGCGCAGGGCATAGAGCTTTTTGTCCGCGGGCGCGATGTTGCCGGTTTGTCCGATGACCGCGAGGCCGGTTTCCCGGACGATCTCAAAGAACCGTTCACGGCTGACCGAGGTGCAAAGCCCGGGGATCGATTCGAGCTTATCGATTGTGCCGCCGGTGTGCCCCAGTCCCCGGCCGCTCATCTTCGCGACCGGCACGCCGCAGGCCGCGACAATCGGTCCTACGATGAGGGTGGTCTTGTCGCCCACGCCGCCGGTGCTGTGTTTATCCACCTTCACGCCAGGAATGGCGGAAAGATCAACCATATCGCCTGAATGCGCCATCCGGTCGGTGAGCAGGGCGGTTTCATGTTCGTCCATGCCGCGAAACCAGATCGCCATCAGCAGGGCGGACGCCTGATAGTCCGGAATGGAGCCG from Anaerotruncus rubiinfantis includes:
- a CDS encoding MarR family winged helix-turn-helix transcriptional regulator codes for the protein MTTPNLKNALYDFFRSAATKMNTVLNCCCEPYGLTGMQARVLMELSIHQPQAVGELGRMLSMSSGNISAMCKQLEKKGLLRRARRAGDERIVEVMLTESGEDIIRPVDAHFEEAFARMLSSMSEAELSQIVCGFQKMSKLFTEFEISHPKQEV
- a CDS encoding CCA tRNA nucleotidyltransferase, with translation MEKIGMPAYARQVLDQLAQAGYKAFAVGGCVRDSLLGQEPADWDVTTSALPAETIAAFAKTCKVIETGLRHGTVTVLMDGHPVEITTYRVDGAYSDGRHPDTVSFTRNLREDLARRDFTINAMAYSPSSGIADPFGGRQDLAAGLVRCVGEPDRRFREDALRILRALRFSAVLGFAIEPKTAKSLRENRDLLWKIARERIFAELCRLVCGQNAREVLWEYPEVVRAAAGIPLAPSEALAKLPADPRLRLAAVLEELSPKEADAVLSGFRSDRETRRLVRMLLTHRTADLRPERPLLRRWLARIGPADLQKLITFRRAYGEALLNVRRMLDEILADGDCFCLAGLAVDGSDLAARGYSGREIGKSLDMLLDWVIDGKLPNEKEALLKSL
- a CDS encoding thymidine phosphorylase, with translation MRMYDIILKKRGGQPLSDEEIGWFVEGYTNGSIPDYQASALLMAIWFRGMDEHETALLTDRMAHSGDMVDLSAIPGVKVDKHSTGGVGDKTTLIVGPIVAACGVPVAKMSGRGLGHTGGTIDKLESIPGLCTSVSRERFFEIVRETGLAVIGQTGNIAPADKKLYALRDVTATVDNLSLIASSIMSKKLAAGSDAILLDVKTGSGAFMKTLDDSIALAKAMVSIGERNGRRTAALITDMDIPLGHAIGNSLEVIEAVKTLRGRGPADLTEVCLQLASNMLFLAGKGEIAACRAAAEAALAGGEAFQKLCAMAAAQGGDISVLESTEKFAKSPAVHAVQAPRGGRITRMQTEQIGEVSVVLGAGRENKDDPIDPRAGLILYKKTGDAVAPGETLAVLHTARPEALPRAERLLLGAVEIADAPPAPHRLIYARVTRDGVELL